The stretch of DNA ATTTGATTTCTAGAAAGCTGATGTATTGTTCATTCAATTTCTCTATCCTTTTCTTGACCAAACATGAATATGCTCTTGCTGTTATGCAAATGGAAATTCAGGTTGCTGATGGCTGTTACAAATAATGACAAAAGAAGTTATTGATTATTGTGCAGCTGATTTACTCAACCATGAGATGACCCCTGTATTGTGCACTTGGTCCTATTTACCAGTACAattaattttgtttttgttttgtttttgtacTAGAAAAGTTCCTCTTATATCGTGTATGCTGAATCAGTTTTGTCTTTGTCAAATGTAGCTTGAACGTAATGGTGGTTGAAGATATACTGAAGAATAaggatttatgatttatttgtgtACCCCATGAGTCTGAACTCTATGGCTTTCAAGCAAAAGAAGCGACTGAAGAACACAAGAAACAAGTATCTAAAACCTGGTGCACTTGCCCAAATCTGTTATAACAAGACGTCAAGCAAATCATGCACAGATATTGGGAAGAAGAGGACTGTGTTGGAGTCAGAGAAGGAAGAAATTGGTCTAATGAGGGAAGCTGAGGTTATTCAAAGTAATACACCTGTGATGTCTCCCACTAAGGTCAGCTCCCAGCCAGCAATAGATGAGGCCAAACATCAAAACCCGCCTGTAACACCTAAGACACCACAAAGTGCAGTGTGCGACAGGCAATCAAGACTTGAAACTCTCCCTATGGATCTTCTGGTATGCACTAACAAGCTTCAGAATTTTGTTTCTGGCAACTAGTATTTGTCAGCATTGCAATGCTGATATTATTGCTAATTGCTTTGGTTTTCTTGTTCTAAGATTAAAATCCTATGCCATCTGCATCATGATCAGCTAAGGGCTGTTTTCCATGTTTCTCAGCGAATTCGAACAGCTGTAAGTGTTCTTTTGTGGTTTCAGTGTACTTTTCGCCCATTGCATCAGAGTAGTTGCTTGCTGCATTACTGATTTAGCAAGAGACAGTACTGCATTACAGCGAATTCTAAAAGCTGTAAGTGTTCTTTTGTGGTTTCCTTGTACTTTTTGCCCATTGTATCAGAGTAGTTACTGCATTACTGATTTAGCAAGAGACGGTACTGGTTTCTGAAGATTCAATCCCTAACTATGATGTCCATGTCATGGCATGAAAGTAGACATGCTCCACTCCGATTTGGGAATGTCAATTATACCCATGGGTATTGGTACCCATGGGGATCTGCCCCTAATGGGGTGgtgataggaaaaataaatgGGGATGGTGGGCATTTTACATTACCCATGCAAATAAGGGACAGGGATGGGTAGAGCACTCCCCACCCTATACCCATACTCGTACTTGATCCATTAATAAGTGGGCTGAGATGCTAGGCCCAAACATTAGACGAGCAAGATTTTCATTATTCAAATTAGATAATGTGAATCTTGATTGAATCAATTATGATTCAATTAAAAATCATTTGGTTCAATTGAATCAAATGAAATATCTCATCATTTAATAGTAATAGCTCCTCCTTGTGGCCTCATGCGTTGCGTGCACCCAATGTCTTATGGCAGGCGGTGTTGCAACGGTTGTTTGACTTTGTCTTCATCAGtcctctttctctctccatcTGTAAATAGTGATTTCTCCGATGATCGGCATTTGCAAATGGTGAATCATGAATAACGATGCTGATTCCTTGgtgttcttctctctttctccttttcttccAATTGCATactcccttctccctcttccGTCTTCTCGGCTTTCTCCTTCATTGCAGCACCTCGCCCCTTCATCATAACTGCTGCAACCCCCTGCCCCCTCATCGCAGTCATCCTTGCCCACCTTGTAGCCCCACCTCATTGGTCGTTGTAGCCCTCGTGCCCTTTCCCAATCCTTTATCTTCCTCCTGCCTCTTCCATGAGTTATGATAATTTTGATATACTtatatttgaatatatttattttttttgttatgtttatattttagtaTTGTTAATTATGTTTgataatagttttattttttaaaaataaatgaattaaTTAGGAGGATTCCGAGAACTTGTAGGTTCCTCATCCCCAATGGCTCCATCCTCTTTCCTGCATTGTCTAAATGGGGAATGGGGCGGGGATGGAGAATGGGGGATGGCGATTGGGATGGGGAAGTATTCCCTACCTTGTCCCGTTGATATCCCTACTTTGATTTAGGAGTCAAGTTAGAATTGTGGATGTGTCAATTGTAAATGTGGGCTGAAGTTGCATATTTACAACCTTCATAGATCCCAAAGTGGCATACATGCATAAGCTTTTTAATTTGAGATATTCTTAAACCTTTAGGACATCTTCTTCAGTTTTACAACTTAGatttctttgatgctttcttaGTTTTATCTGTTCGGGTAAATTCTTTTGTTCTGCTCTGCTGGGCTCATTTAGTTTAGAGCCTTTATCTTGATGCCTATGCCAAGAACATGTTTTTCCATTGATTCACaatatcattaaaattaattAGTTTCTCTTAATTCCTAGACCTTGCATGATTAATTTCTATCTTCTGCATGAAACTCACCAATGTGATGTCTATAGAGGGATATCATATGCAGCCTTAATCATGCGAGTGGAGTTTGTTTGTGTAACCTGAATCTTCGTTAGTGGTTGTAGAGGGAGTGCTTACCGTGATGGCAATGGTACTTTCAACTAAAAGTTGTCAACATACATTCTTCGCAAAGCTGTTTCCTGTAGTATTATCTTAAGCTTATGTTAAGTCAATATAATTGACTTTTGATTTATGATTGCcataagagtttgaagatgtccaGTTTCACAGTTAATTAAAATTTCCAAATTGAAACTTGGACCAGGTACTTATGGCTAGGCAATTGCATTTCAATTATACAACTCCCGACCGGTCTAGGCAAGAGATGCTGAGAAATAAGACCCCTCTTCCAACTGAACATTGGCCTTTTGCAAGGTATGTCTTGATGCTTATGCATCTCAGAACTTGCTAATTTCCTCACATTTCTTTTTCTTGGCTTAAAGTATCGTACATATCCA from Musa acuminata AAA Group cultivar baxijiao chromosome BXJ2-11, Cavendish_Baxijiao_AAA, whole genome shotgun sequence encodes:
- the LOC135627472 gene encoding F-box protein At4g35930-like, yielding MSLNSMAFKQKKRLKNTRNKYLKPGALAQICYNKTSSKSCTDIGKKRTVLESEKEEIGLMREAEVIQSNTPVMSPTKVSSQPAIDEAKHQNPPVTPKTPQSAVCDRQSRLETLPMDLLIKILCHLHHDQLRAVFHVSQRIRTAVLMARQLHFNYTTPDRSRQEMLRNKTPLPTEHWPFASKAGRKGTWGSSPHTPKAPRHGCRSSRFHLMDVKQIAAVLFQEPTLPPRHMMPPCLSRPVFKPIASTRVLFYEEELCQAVAQNKLR